A DNA window from Mycobacterium sp. IDR2000157661 contains the following coding sequences:
- a CDS encoding MCE family protein has product MQNSAVRPLTGLALIVAIGLIIALAIGLFQGSFTKTEPVTVISDRAGLVMNNDAKVKMRGVQVGKVDSIEYRSDGTAALSLAMDPSQLELIPSNVEVDIRSSTVFGAKSVDMIAPENPSPQSLRPGQVIQAEHVVVEINTVFQQLVQVLDKIDPAKLNQTLGAIAKAFNGRGEKFGETLTDFNAFLAKIEPSLPNLSRDLEVAAPTLSAYADAAHDLISTARDATQISNTIVDQQDELDQFLVSAIGLADIGNDVIGGNEPALAEVLHLLVPTTDLLNRYHESLNCSIGGLAVMANSPPLPGNNSAVVVSAGLTLGTERYRYPQDLPKVAAKGRPYCEELGLPNVPPEFRVPAVVADVGANPYQYGNQGILLNSAGLKNWLFGPIPGPPRNTAQIGMPG; this is encoded by the coding sequence ATGCAGAACAGTGCGGTTCGCCCGCTGACAGGCTTGGCCTTGATCGTCGCCATCGGCCTGATCATCGCCTTGGCCATCGGTTTGTTTCAGGGCAGCTTCACGAAGACCGAACCGGTGACCGTCATTTCGGATCGCGCCGGTCTGGTGATGAACAACGATGCCAAGGTCAAGATGCGTGGCGTGCAGGTCGGCAAGGTCGATTCGATCGAATATCGGTCTGATGGCACGGCGGCGCTGAGCCTCGCGATGGATCCGTCCCAACTGGAACTCATCCCGTCGAACGTGGAGGTTGACATCAGATCGTCAACCGTCTTCGGGGCCAAGTCCGTGGATATGATCGCCCCGGAGAATCCTTCACCGCAATCGTTGCGTCCGGGCCAGGTGATTCAGGCCGAGCACGTCGTGGTCGAGATCAACACCGTTTTTCAACAGCTGGTACAGGTGTTGGACAAGATCGACCCCGCCAAGCTGAACCAGACCCTGGGCGCGATCGCGAAGGCGTTCAACGGTCGGGGCGAGAAGTTCGGCGAGACGCTGACCGACTTCAACGCGTTCCTGGCCAAAATAGAACCGAGCCTGCCGAATCTCAGCCGCGACCTGGAAGTCGCGGCGCCGACATTGAGCGCATACGCGGACGCAGCGCACGACCTCATCAGCACTGCCCGCGACGCCACACAGATCAGCAACACCATCGTGGACCAGCAGGATGAGCTCGACCAATTCTTGGTCAGCGCCATAGGCCTGGCGGACATCGGAAACGACGTGATCGGCGGCAACGAACCGGCACTGGCCGAGGTGTTGCATTTGCTGGTGCCCACCACCGACTTGTTGAACCGGTATCACGAGTCATTGAATTGCTCAATTGGCGGTCTTGCCGTGATGGCGAATTCGCCACCACTGCCGGGTAACAACAGCGCCGTGGTGGTGTCCGCCGGCCTCACGCTCGGTACCGAACGCTATCGCTATCCTCAGGACCTGCCGAAGGTCGCCGCCAAGGGCCGGCCGTACTGCGAGGAACTGGGTCTGCCGAACGTTCCCCCCGAGTTCCGGGTACCGGCGGTCGTCGCTGATGTTGGCGCGAACCCCTACCAATACGGAAATCAGGGCATCCTACTGAACTCGGCAGGTCTCAAGAACTGGTTGTTCGGTCCCATTCCCGGCCCGCCGCGCAACACCGCACAGATCGGAATGCCAGGATGA
- a CDS encoding MCE family protein — protein MTRPTGTLIKFTSFALVMAVLTAFLFLIFSNMRTGSTNEYSAIFTDASRLKTGDTVRVAGIRVGTVNGVSLQPDRNVLVDFDADQDIVLTTGTKAHIRYLNLTGDRFLELADSPGSTKILRAGSQIPVERTAPALDLDLLLGGLKPVIRGLNPQDVNALTSSLIQILQGQGGTLESLFSKTSSFTNSLADNSQVIEQMIDELRTLLDTLSKDGDQFSGAIDRLERLVSGLSEDRDPIGEAITSLDNGTASLADLLTRARPPLAGTVDELNRLAPLLDGKHKDYMDATLQRLPELYRKLARVGSYGAFFPYYICGITFRASDLTGRTVVFPWIKQETGRCAEQ, from the coding sequence ATGACCCGGCCGACCGGCACGCTGATCAAGTTCACTAGTTTCGCACTCGTGATGGCCGTTCTGACCGCCTTCCTGTTCCTGATCTTCAGCAATATGAGAACCGGGTCGACGAATGAATACTCGGCGATCTTCACGGACGCCTCGCGACTCAAAACCGGTGACACCGTGCGGGTGGCCGGAATCCGGGTCGGCACGGTGAATGGGGTATCGCTTCAGCCCGACCGCAACGTGCTCGTCGATTTCGATGCAGATCAAGACATCGTGCTGACCACCGGAACCAAAGCGCACATTCGCTACCTCAACCTGACCGGCGACCGCTTCCTCGAACTCGCCGACAGTCCGGGTTCGACGAAGATACTCCGCGCCGGCTCGCAGATACCCGTGGAACGCACGGCACCCGCTCTGGACCTCGACCTGCTGCTCGGTGGCCTCAAACCGGTTATCCGCGGCCTCAATCCGCAGGACGTGAATGCGCTCACCTCGTCGCTGATCCAGATCTTGCAGGGCCAGGGGGGCACCCTCGAATCGTTGTTCTCGAAGACGTCGTCGTTCACGAACTCGTTGGCCGACAACAGCCAGGTCATCGAGCAAATGATCGACGAGTTGCGAACCCTGCTCGACACGCTGTCCAAAGACGGCGACCAGTTCTCCGGTGCGATCGACCGGCTCGAGCGACTTGTCAGTGGCTTGTCGGAGGACCGCGATCCCATCGGTGAGGCGATCACGTCTCTGGACAACGGCACGGCCTCGCTGGCCGATCTGCTCACGCGGGCGCGACCGCCGCTGGCCGGTACCGTCGACGAGTTGAACAGGCTGGCTCCGCTGTTGGACGGCAAGCACAAGGATTACATGGACGCCACCCTGCAGCGCTTGCCTGAGCTGTACCGCAAATTGGCGCGGGTTGGTTCGTACGGCGCGTTCTTCCCTTACTACATCTGCGGTATCACCTTCCGAGCCAGCGATCTGACGGGCCGAACCGTGGTCTTCCCGTGGATCAAACAAGAGACAGGGAGGTGCGCGGAACAGTAA
- a CDS encoding MCE family protein, giving the protein MDRYQGSQLIRAGVIGVTLMILVIIAGLQPERLLQYATAVKYQALFTEAGGLSAGNDVTVSGIKVGTVYSIELDNGDALVSFTIAGKAALGSESTAHIRTGTLLGERVLALESEGSGKLDHDQVIPVTRTSSPYSLTDAVSELTTNTAETNTDTLNQSLDTLATTLDQISPELGPTFDGLSRLSRSLNERDESLAELLRTAGDVTGILSERSEQVNTLILNANDLLAVLNERRQAIVSLLANTSAVSRQLTGVVADNEQELAPTLEKLNRVNAMLIKNRDNIGKALPGLAKYEVTQGEIVANGAYYNAFIPNIQPSQILQPFLDYVFGFRRGVDAGQPPDNAGPRAELPFPVNGIPQPGDLPNDGNP; this is encoded by the coding sequence ATGGACAGATATCAGGGATCCCAACTCATCAGAGCGGGCGTCATCGGCGTCACTCTGATGATTCTCGTCATCATCGCAGGCCTTCAGCCCGAACGGTTGCTGCAATACGCGACCGCCGTCAAGTATCAGGCGCTGTTCACCGAGGCGGGCGGGCTCTCAGCGGGTAATGACGTCACGGTGTCGGGCATCAAGGTCGGAACTGTTTACTCGATCGAACTCGATAACGGCGACGCACTGGTGAGTTTCACCATCGCCGGAAAGGCGGCCCTCGGCTCGGAATCCACCGCGCATATCCGTACGGGGACCCTGCTCGGCGAGCGCGTGCTGGCCCTGGAGTCCGAGGGAAGTGGCAAGCTTGATCACGATCAGGTCATTCCGGTCACGCGCACGTCGTCGCCCTACTCCTTGACCGACGCTGTCAGTGAGCTCACCACGAATACCGCTGAGACCAATACCGACACCTTGAACCAGTCGCTGGACACGCTGGCGACGACGCTCGACCAGATTTCGCCGGAGCTGGGCCCGACCTTCGACGGGCTGTCCCGACTGTCGCGCTCGCTCAATGAGCGTGACGAGAGTCTGGCCGAACTGCTGAGAACCGCCGGCGACGTGACCGGCATCTTGTCCGAGCGCAGCGAGCAGGTCAACACGCTTATCCTCAATGCCAACGATCTGCTAGCGGTGCTCAACGAGCGTCGGCAGGCCATCGTGAGCCTGCTCGCGAACACCTCGGCGGTGTCGCGGCAGCTGACCGGTGTAGTGGCCGACAATGAGCAGGAGCTGGCGCCGACGCTGGAGAAGCTCAACCGCGTCAATGCAATGTTGATCAAGAACAGGGACAACATCGGCAAGGCGCTTCCCGGCCTGGCCAAGTACGAAGTCACCCAGGGTGAGATCGTGGCAAACGGGGCCTACTACAACGCGTTCATACCCAACATCCAACCATCGCAGATCCTGCAGCCGTTCTTGGACTACGTCTTCGGATTCCGCCGTGGTGTGGATGCAGGCCAGCCGCCGGACAATGCCGGGCCACGCGCCGAGCTGCCCTTCCCCGTCAACGGCATTCCGCAACCAGGAGATCTGCCCAATGATGGCAACCCGTAA
- a CDS encoding MCE family protein yields the protein MMATRKPLAVVTAVLLAVVLVAGAVFLVRQMFFRPYTITAYFPTATAIYPGDEVRVAGVKVGKIDSIKPEGTQTKMTLKVDHEVPVPANAKAVIVAQNLVAARYVQLTPAYRKGDGPTMADGAVIPSDRTAVPVEWDQVKDQLMRLASELGPTAEESGTSISRFIDSAANALDGNGDKLRETLAQLSGAARIFAEGSGNVVDIIKNLQTFVTALRDSKQQIVMFENRLASLTSVVNDSRSDLDAALSDLSVALGEVQRFVAGSRDQVSEQVRSLADVTQILVDNRTAVENILHITPNAIANYANIYYPPSGGVSGAFSLSNFANPVYFVCGLIGAIENTTAPETAKLCSQYLGPALRLLNFNNLPFPINLYLRPAPKPENIIYTDPKLAPGGAGPGDPPEPFPSVSAYLGAGDIPPPPGWGAPPGPPGLYSPGGEVPATPQPALYPGAPIPGPPTVLPGPPTVDEMLLPQSPAVPADQAPPPVAPGTPLLPAEGGPRP from the coding sequence ATGATGGCAACCCGTAAGCCACTCGCGGTCGTCACCGCCGTGCTGCTGGCCGTCGTGCTGGTGGCCGGAGCGGTGTTTCTGGTGCGACAGATGTTCTTCAGGCCTTACACCATCACCGCCTACTTCCCGACCGCCACCGCGATCTACCCCGGCGACGAGGTTCGCGTCGCGGGTGTCAAGGTCGGCAAGATCGACTCCATCAAGCCTGAAGGCACGCAAACCAAGATGACCTTGAAGGTCGACCATGAGGTGCCCGTTCCGGCGAACGCCAAGGCGGTGATCGTCGCGCAGAATTTGGTTGCGGCGCGTTATGTCCAGCTCACGCCGGCGTACCGGAAGGGCGACGGGCCGACCATGGCTGACGGCGCGGTGATCCCTAGCGATCGAACCGCAGTCCCTGTCGAGTGGGACCAGGTAAAAGATCAACTGATGCGCCTGGCATCGGAGTTGGGTCCGACGGCCGAAGAGTCGGGCACCTCCATCTCGAGGTTCATTGACAGCGCAGCCAACGCATTGGACGGCAACGGCGACAAGCTGCGGGAGACTCTGGCTCAGTTATCCGGCGCGGCGCGGATTTTCGCCGAAGGCAGCGGCAATGTCGTCGACATCATCAAGAATCTCCAAACGTTCGTCACCGCACTTCGCGACAGCAAACAACAGATCGTGATGTTCGAGAATCGGCTGGCCAGTCTGACCAGCGTTGTGAACGACAGCCGGTCCGATCTGGACGCAGCATTGTCCGACTTGTCGGTTGCCCTCGGCGAGGTGCAGCGCTTCGTCGCCGGCAGTAGGGATCAAGTGTCTGAACAGGTCAGAAGCCTCGCCGATGTCACCCAGATCCTGGTCGACAACCGCACGGCCGTGGAGAACATCCTGCATATCACGCCGAACGCGATCGCCAACTACGCGAACATCTACTACCCACCCTCGGGCGGGGTGAGCGGAGCGTTCAGTCTGTCCAACTTCGCGAATCCGGTGTACTTCGTCTGCGGGCTGATCGGCGCCATCGAGAACACCACCGCGCCCGAAACGGCGAAACTGTGCTCGCAATATCTGGGCCCGGCGCTGCGATTGCTCAATTTCAACAACCTGCCGTTCCCCATCAACTTGTATCTGAGACCTGCCCCGAAACCGGAGAACATCATCTACACCGACCCGAAGCTGGCACCGGGCGGCGCCGGGCCGGGCGATCCGCCCGAGCCCTTCCCATCGGTGTCGGCCTACCTCGGGGCCGGTGACATCCCGCCGCCCCCCGGCTGGGGAGCGCCGCCCGGCCCACCGGGGTTGTATTCGCCGGGCGGAGAAGTGCCCGCCACTCCCCAACCGGCGTTGTACCCGGGCGCGCCGATTCCGGGGCCGCCCACCGTGCTCCCGGGACCCCCCACTGTGGACGAGATGCTGCTTCCGCAATCCCCGGCAGTTCCTGCGGATCAGGCGCCGCCGCCTGTGGCACCCGGCACGCCGCTGCTGCCCGCAGAAGGAGGGCCACGACCGTGA
- a CDS encoding MCE family protein: MRNVKSLAIGGACVVVTMTGCSFQGLNSLPLPGAVGRGPDAVTYHVEIPNVSTMESNSPVMIDDVVVGSVGKMTVDDWHADVEISVKPDVVVPANAVASVGQTSLLGSMHLALNPPLGEEPSGRLQPGATIGLNRSSTYPTTEQTLSSLSVIANGGGLGQIGDIIQNTNTALSGREPQIRELLTRLDNVVGVLDQQRDNIITTIQQLRRVAGTFAAQRDVIDRALRDIPPALDVLVRERPRLTTALDKLGQLSNTATRLVNDAGDDLVTNLKNLEPTIKALADVGPDLTIGLRFATAFPYGPTFADRITRGDYINLFAVFDITYPRLKRTFFLGTRWGDQDAKFIPAPGDPFHLNYSYNPLGVGVAPPPPEDAALTAALPPPLPAPSGPMPPVTGPVVPVEPPANTAPVTTSSQLFAGPYVPEAAAPPAPSIPVPPTPGGGG; the protein is encoded by the coding sequence ATGAGGAACGTCAAGTCGTTGGCCATCGGCGGTGCCTGTGTGGTCGTGACAATGACGGGCTGCTCGTTTCAAGGATTGAACTCGCTACCGTTGCCAGGAGCAGTAGGGCGGGGCCCAGACGCGGTCACCTACCACGTCGAGATTCCGAATGTGTCGACGATGGAGTCCAATTCGCCGGTCATGATCGACGACGTCGTTGTCGGCAGCGTCGGCAAGATGACTGTCGACGACTGGCACGCGGATGTGGAGATCTCGGTCAAGCCGGACGTTGTGGTGCCTGCCAATGCGGTGGCCTCGGTCGGGCAGACCAGCCTGCTGGGGTCGATGCACCTGGCCCTCAACCCGCCGCTGGGCGAAGAGCCGAGCGGCAGGCTGCAGCCGGGCGCCACTATCGGGTTGAACCGGTCTTCGACCTATCCGACTACCGAACAGACACTGTCATCGCTGTCCGTGATAGCCAACGGCGGCGGTCTGGGGCAGATCGGTGACATCATCCAAAACACCAACACCGCGCTGTCCGGCCGTGAACCGCAGATCCGGGAACTGCTCACCCGCCTCGACAACGTCGTAGGCGTCCTCGACCAGCAACGCGACAACATCATCACGACCATCCAGCAACTGAGGCGAGTCGCCGGCACGTTCGCAGCCCAACGCGATGTGATCGACCGCGCGCTCAGGGACATTCCGCCGGCATTGGATGTGCTGGTCAGGGAACGGCCCCGGCTGACGACCGCACTGGACAAGCTGGGGCAGTTGAGCAACACCGCCACCCGTCTGGTCAACGACGCCGGCGACGATCTGGTGACCAACCTCAAGAACCTCGAGCCGACGATCAAGGCGCTCGCCGACGTGGGACCCGATCTGACGATTGGGCTTCGGTTTGCTACCGCCTTCCCGTATGGCCCGACGTTCGCCGACCGAATCACAAGGGGCGACTACATCAACCTGTTCGCGGTCTTCGACATCACCTATCCGCGACTGAAACGAACGTTCTTCCTCGGCACTCGGTGGGGTGACCAAGACGCCAAGTTCATCCCGGCGCCAGGCGATCCCTTCCATCTCAACTACTCCTACAATCCGCTCGGTGTCGGTGTCGCGCCGCCCCCGCCGGAGGACGCGGCCCTCACGGCGGCATTACCCCCGCCCCTGCCTGCGCCGAGCGGGCCGATGCCGCCAGTGACGGGACCAGTCGTCCCGGTCGAGCCACCGGCGAACACGGCCCCGGTAACCACGTCCTCGCAACTCTTCGCGGGTCCGTACGTACCGGAAGCGGCGGCACCACCGGCACCGTCGATACCTGTGCCACCGACACCGGGAGGTGGTGGCTGA
- a CDS encoding MCE family protein translates to MLLTRFVRNQLIIFTIASIVGVSVMVFTYMQLPALLGIGHIQVTLELPAAGGLYRFSNVTYRGVQVGEVREVTLTEKGAEAKLTLGTSPKIPADLEAAVRSVSAVGEQYVDLRPRTNSGPYLRDGSVIPMSEATIPQPVGPMLDQVSKLVDSIPGDRLSDLLDESFKGLNGAGEDFQSLLDSSSNITDYLNDVSDQSRALIDDSGPLLESQAESAEAIRTWSRSLAGITEQVAQDDPQVRAILQRGPGFAQEVSQLLTQVKPTLPILLANLTTLGQILVTYNPALEQLLVLLPAVIASQQSFGLPKNNPTGLPLSDFTLTVADPNSCTVGFLPPSRWRNPADTTTVDTPDGLYCKLPQDSPIAVRGARNYPCIEHPGKRAPTVEICNDPKGFVPSAIRQHTLGPYPFDPNLIAQGVPPDDRVDFEDRIYAPVEGTPLSPGAPPTGGEPLPRGAPPSAPGPPNPLTAPLPPTPSASPLAPPPPGNSPNGVPIPPAAAPIAPAAGEVPPAPQGPPPGPVVMLPPDGGAVPAAPSGFSSSGSGRAGGPSVAVTQYDPRTGRYLAPNGQLQQVTTAAAGSHPKTWKDLLPT, encoded by the coding sequence ATGCTTCTCACGCGCTTCGTCCGGAACCAGTTGATCATCTTCACCATCGCATCGATCGTCGGTGTCTCAGTGATGGTCTTCACCTACATGCAACTGCCGGCCCTGCTCGGCATCGGTCACATCCAGGTGACGTTGGAACTGCCGGCCGCGGGCGGTTTGTATCGCTTCTCCAACGTGACCTACCGAGGCGTTCAAGTGGGTGAGGTGCGGGAAGTCACGCTCACCGAGAAGGGCGCGGAAGCAAAGCTGACTCTAGGTACCTCGCCGAAGATTCCCGCGGATCTCGAGGCCGCCGTACGTAGCGTCTCGGCTGTGGGTGAGCAGTACGTCGACCTGCGTCCGCGTACCAATTCCGGCCCGTACCTGCGGGATGGCTCGGTGATACCCATGTCGGAAGCCACGATCCCGCAGCCGGTTGGCCCGATGCTCGATCAGGTCAGCAAACTGGTGGACAGTATTCCGGGAGACCGGCTCAGCGACTTGCTCGATGAGTCGTTCAAGGGCCTCAATGGCGCTGGTGAGGACTTTCAGTCCCTGCTCGACTCGTCGTCGAACATCACCGATTACCTCAATGACGTATCCGACCAGAGCCGAGCGTTGATCGACGACAGCGGACCACTTCTGGAATCGCAGGCCGAGAGTGCGGAGGCCATCCGGACATGGTCGCGCAGCCTTGCGGGAATCACCGAGCAGGTCGCGCAGGACGACCCCCAAGTGCGGGCAATCCTGCAGCGCGGACCAGGCTTCGCCCAAGAAGTGTCGCAGCTTCTCACTCAGGTGAAGCCCACGCTGCCGATTCTGTTGGCGAACCTGACCACCTTGGGTCAGATCCTGGTCACCTACAATCCAGCGCTCGAACAACTGCTCGTGCTGCTGCCTGCAGTCATCGCGTCTCAACAGTCCTTCGGATTGCCGAAGAACAACCCGACGGGTCTGCCGTTGAGTGACTTCACGCTCACCGTCGCCGACCCGAACTCTTGCACGGTCGGCTTCCTACCTCCGTCGCGGTGGCGCAACCCCGCCGATACCACCACCGTCGACACACCCGACGGGTTGTACTGCAAACTTCCGCAGGATTCGCCGATCGCTGTGCGTGGCGCTCGCAACTACCCCTGCATCGAGCACCCTGGAAAGCGCGCTCCCACAGTGGAAATCTGCAACGACCCCAAGGGGTTTGTGCCCTCTGCTATACGGCAACACACACTCGGGCCGTATCCGTTCGATCCGAATCTGATCGCGCAGGGTGTGCCGCCCGATGACCGCGTCGACTTCGAGGACCGGATTTATGCCCCCGTTGAGGGCACGCCGCTGTCGCCGGGCGCCCCACCGACCGGAGGGGAACCCCTCCCGCGGGGAGCCCCGCCGTCCGCGCCCGGCCCGCCGAATCCGCTGACGGCTCCATTGCCACCGACGCCCTCAGCGTCACCGTTGGCGCCGCCGCCTCCGGGCAATTCCCCCAATGGAGTGCCGATACCGCCCGCGGCCGCACCGATCGCACCGGCCGCCGGAGAGGTACCGCCGGCGCCGCAGGGTCCGCCACCTGGGCCCGTCGTGATGCTGCCGCCGGATGGCGGCGCGGTTCCGGCAGCGCCAAGCGGTTTCAGCAGCAGCGGTTCTGGGCGCGCCGGCGGACCATCCGTCGCGGTAACGCAGTATGACCCGCGCACGGGTCGTTATCTCGCTCCCAATGGTCAGCTGCAGCAGGTGACGACTGCGGCGGCCGGGTCGCACCCCAAGACCTGGAAAGACCTGCTGCCGACCTGA
- a CDS encoding cytochrome P450, producing the protein MTTDFDSVDYFTDPSLVPDPHPYYDHIRSKDPVCCPINNGVLAVTGWEAANTVYKDSENFSSCVAVMGPFTPMPFTPEGDDICAQLEQHRTEIPMFEHMVTMDPPRHTDARSILSRLLTPKRLKENEDFMWRLADRHIDEFIADGRCEFLAAYAKPFSLLVVADLLGVPEEDHEAFRESFGAQRPGSNIGGLDHEVIATNPLEWADEKFARYIEERRESPRDDVLTSIATAKYPDGSTPEVVDVVRTATFLFAAGQETTAKLLGAAMRVLSDRPEIQQRLRDDRSLIPVFIEECLRMDSPVKSVFRMARKSTNLGETAVPAGTTVMVSPGAANRDPRRFDNPHEFSLERKNVREHIAFSRGIHSCPGAPLARVEGRVSIERILDRMADITVSEEKHGPVDDRRYVYEPTFILRGLTEINIEFTPIG; encoded by the coding sequence ATGACCACAGATTTCGACTCGGTGGACTACTTCACCGACCCCTCCCTGGTCCCCGACCCGCACCCCTACTACGACCACATCCGGTCGAAGGACCCCGTGTGCTGCCCGATCAACAACGGCGTGCTGGCCGTGACGGGCTGGGAGGCGGCCAACACGGTCTACAAGGACTCCGAGAACTTCTCGTCGTGCGTGGCGGTGATGGGTCCGTTCACGCCCATGCCGTTCACCCCCGAGGGCGACGACATCTGCGCACAGCTCGAACAGCACCGCACCGAGATCCCCATGTTCGAGCACATGGTCACGATGGACCCGCCTCGGCACACCGACGCGCGGTCCATCCTGTCGCGGCTGCTGACACCCAAGCGGCTCAAGGAGAACGAGGACTTCATGTGGCGGCTGGCCGACCGCCACATCGACGAGTTCATCGCCGACGGCAGATGTGAGTTCCTCGCCGCGTACGCCAAGCCGTTCTCGCTGCTCGTCGTCGCCGACCTGCTCGGTGTTCCGGAGGAGGACCACGAGGCATTCCGCGAGTCGTTCGGCGCCCAGCGCCCCGGGTCGAACATCGGCGGACTCGACCACGAGGTCATCGCGACCAACCCGCTGGAGTGGGCCGACGAGAAGTTCGCCCGCTACATCGAGGAACGCCGCGAGTCGCCGCGCGACGACGTGCTCACCTCGATCGCGACCGCGAAGTATCCTGACGGGTCGACTCCCGAGGTGGTCGACGTGGTCCGCACGGCCACGTTCCTGTTCGCGGCCGGTCAGGAGACGACGGCCAAACTGCTCGGCGCGGCGATGCGGGTGCTGTCCGACCGCCCCGAAATTCAGCAGCGGCTCCGCGACGACCGCAGCCTGATCCCGGTCTTCATCGAGGAGTGCCTACGGATGGACAGCCCGGTGAAGAGCGTGTTCCGGATGGCGCGAAAGTCAACCAACTTGGGCGAGACCGCCGTCCCTGCCGGCACCACGGTGATGGTGAGCCCGGGTGCGGCCAACCGCGATCCCCGACGGTTCGACAACCCGCACGAGTTCTCCCTCGAACGCAAGAACGTCCGCGAGCACATCGCCTTCAGCCGGGGTATCCACTCGTGCCCCGGCGCGCCGCTGGCGCGCGTGGAGGGTCGTGTCTCGATCGAACGCATCCTCGACCGGATGGCCGACATCACGGTCAGCGAGGAGAAGCACGGGCCGGTCGACGACCGTCGGTACGTCTACGAGCCGACATTCATCCTGCGCGGGCTCACCGAGATCAACATCGAGTTCACGCCGATCGGGTAA
- a CDS encoding TetR/AcrR family transcriptional regulator, translated as MTSRAGQSRRIGAPDAKNRGVLLDAAERLLLQEGYAAVTSRRVAEVAGLKPQLVHYYFRTMEDLYLAVFRRMADAGFEVLAKALASPQPLWALWRFSTQPEATRLTMEFMGLANHRKALRAEIVATAERFRAEQNRAISGALERYGFATGDVPPIVWTVFATSVSQGLVVERALGMTTGHAETYAFCEKWIRRLEGEPLPAGDGTAAGDHQLRREQSAPFGP; from the coding sequence ATGACATCGCGTGCCGGGCAGTCGCGGCGCATCGGAGCGCCGGACGCGAAGAACCGCGGCGTGCTGCTCGACGCCGCCGAGAGGCTGCTGCTGCAGGAGGGCTATGCCGCGGTGACGTCGCGTCGGGTCGCCGAGGTCGCCGGACTCAAACCACAATTGGTGCACTACTACTTCCGCACCATGGAGGACCTGTATCTGGCGGTCTTTCGCCGCATGGCCGACGCGGGCTTCGAGGTGCTGGCCAAAGCGCTGGCCTCTCCGCAGCCGCTGTGGGCGCTGTGGCGGTTCAGCACCCAGCCCGAGGCGACCCGGTTGACCATGGAGTTCATGGGGCTGGCCAACCACCGCAAGGCGCTGCGAGCCGAGATCGTCGCCACGGCCGAGCGTTTCCGGGCCGAACAGAACCGCGCCATCAGCGGCGCGCTCGAGCGCTACGGCTTCGCGACCGGTGATGTGCCGCCCATCGTGTGGACGGTCTTTGCGACCAGTGTGTCGCAGGGGCTGGTGGTGGAACGGGCGCTGGGCATGACCACCGGCCATGCCGAGACCTATGCGTTCTGCGAGAAGTGGATCCGTCGGCTGGAAGGCGAACCACTTCCGGCCGGCGATGGGACTGCGGCGGGCGATCACCAGCTCCGGAGGGAACAGAGCGCACCCTTCGGTCCCTGA